From a single Penaeus vannamei isolate JL-2024 chromosome 25, ASM4276789v1, whole genome shotgun sequence genomic region:
- the LOC113820778 gene encoding EEF1A lysine methyltransferase 2, translating to MEEVDEFLSSKLGTKEHWESTYELELSNFTSHGDIGDVWFGEDSMQRVVNWILESDVVKENSSILDIGCGNGAFLLCLASEGFDNLFGIDYCGTAIKLAEAIANSKKLDIKYETVDLLAEHKKSELAGRKYDITHDKGTYDTISLSPEDAETKRQQYIKEVYNLTKDQGLFIITSCNWTEEELISHVSDYFSVDEVIPTPTFSFGGKVGSVVTSIIFKKVVS from the exons CTGGGAATCTACGTATGAACTAGAACTGTCAAACTTTACAAGCCATGGAGATATTGGAGACGTTTGGTTTGGCGAAGACAGCATGCAGCGTGTGGTGAACTGGATTCTGGAATCTGATGTTGTGAAGGAGAATTCCTCCATTCTTGATATTGGATGTGGGAATGGTGCTTTCCTGCTGTGTCTT gCCAGTGAAGGCTTTGATAATCTGTTTGGGATTGATTATTGTGGTACTGCTATAAAGCTAGCAGAAGCCATAGCAAATAGCAAGAAACTAGACATTAAATATGAG ACCGTAGATTTGCTGGCAGAACACAAGAAAAGTGAATTAGCTGGAAGGAAGTATGACATCACCCATGATAAGGGTACATATGATACCATTTCCTTAAGCCCAGAAGATGCTGAGACCAAGAGACAGCAGTACATAAAGGAGGTTTACAATCTAACCAAAGACCAAGGTTTATTCATTATTACCTCTTGCAACTGGACTGAAGAAGAGCTTATTTCTCATGTATCAGATT ATTTCAGTGTGGATGAAGTGATCCCAACACCTACGTTTTCATTTGGTGGAAAGGTTGGATCTGttgttacttctattattttcAAGAAGGTTGTCAGTTAA